CTCCTTTCTTATAGGagtatctcttattgaagaagaagaagaaaaacagattaaatggtcggaatcgattccggattataccatcatccttccctactacatttacaaaaattgggtatctttAGGGTATATGgcttctttctcttcgcgatttacctgtaattgatatcttcatttgtattacggttcttattatcttgtattttcatgtttttgttattcttgtaagcgatcatgtaatcacattttgatttgaataaattgaaattgttgattgaccaaaaaaaagaagaagtaacaATATTGATGTAGGAGCAAAAATATGTAACGGACACGTGTCGAGAGATGTAGGTAGAAGTAGCTTAATTAGATACCTCCTCCGTTTCACAAAcatagtccgctttgactttctcagaATATTAAGGAGAcatactattttacttgactatccttagttacttacctattttattttaataaaaatgctagtaATAAAGATTATCCAAAATTAttgtgagaattataaatacgaaatataaaaggaaaatttaaaagatatcgaatttatgaagtataaactttataaggaatttattttttagagttaaatgtatattttcttaaaaggaatgaatgatacatttgtttcctcaattatactaatttctttaatattttagattgggtcacgctaaaaatggatttatgattataaagaattgaagggtatattagagagttcattgaaaaagtatgtctataaacagaagctggacacaattttgaaactgacggaaaaggaatagaggacggtctttcataAACAGAGGGAGTACAATTGTTTGTAGGAAATAAGACCTTGCTAGCCCTTATCCTAACTATCTCTTATCCTAACTAGTCAGCCCTAAGGGTATTATTGTAACTCTTGTACATCCCTAACCCTTTATAAGGGAAAGAGAGATATGTTTGTAGGgggccttcttcttcctcccataaCTTAGAGCTCAACAAGAACTCAAATCCATTTTAATGGAGTTTGTATGTAATACTTCCGACTTTGTAACACTTTCGATCATAGTGAaacccgtggatgtaggcttcattaatggccgaaccacgtaaaaaagCCTTGTCTCCATATTTACTTTGATGCACTTCGCTTCTCAACTGTTGGTAGTTCTTCATAGTAGTTGTTAGATCtcattgggtgtggttgtaggattttccACAACTACATTCTGGGGCCGACTAAGGGGACCGAGAGTcttttaaaacttttggttttgaagTAGTTCCAGTGAAGTGAGTGCTGATCTACAGACTTGAGAGACTGAAGTGTGAGGGGTAAACAGGGAACTTTATTAAAAGAAAGCTAACCACAGACAACAAACAGGCGACAAAACTGAGGAGAAAAGATAAGGATTTCTGTGTGCAAAACCAGAGACGAGAGTGGAGAAAACTTCAACAAAATCGAACTTCAGCGAGGAACAAATTGAAATAGGACCAATCTTCTTCCTTATCTCCTCTCTGATCTTGTCCTTAAACATTGAGATTTGAAAGTTTCAAGTTAAAAAATTTCAAAAGACATTTTATGAAATCTAGGGCTTGTTCTTGAGCAAAAGTTGGATTTTCCTTCAAAACTTTCACTCGATTTCTGATTTAATGGGAGATTTTCTATCACCGAATcttgttttacaaacccaattaaGTTATTTTGAAAACGTTGAATAACGGAACCTGTagttgatttggggatttttctgcTTGTGTCTTTTTCTGTCCTGAATGATAGATCTTGGCTATTCACTGAACTGATTTGCTGATGCAGTGATAATGGGAATGATATATGATGCTGGCGCTAGAGGGAGAATATCACAGCTGACTTTCTTAGCCGAGATGTGGAATACATTCACCATCGGGAGCTGAAGGATAGTAAAATCCATGAAAACCCAGTAATTTAATCGGGCTTCATCAACTGAATTTCTAAGAAGAAAGACACGGGACAAACTGCCATAGCTGGACCAAGCTCTTGTCAATTTGTTCAAGTGTCGCAATCTTGCCAGTACACTAGACTCGCCTGCTAGTTCTTACAGTATGGAGCTTGTGTTTTGACTCTGCCATCCTCtcatctatttttatttttatttttattttttcttctttggagTAAATGAGCACTGGATGTAAATGATAACTTCTGCCTTTTGGTTCAGGGTCTTTTCATTTGTGTTCATGATATTTTTAACATGCATATGTCTAGTTTATTTTCTTCTGCTAGTTTCAACTTCGTTGGTACTTCCTCCACTAGCAATTTGCAATATCATATTTTCTCTCTCaagcttcttgtgtgttttgtcTTGTTAATTGACTGAGAACCTCATCTACTATTAGTGTAAAAGAAATGCCTGCCCCGTTCTTCTTAAGATAACTGCTCTATTGTTCCCAATGCTCTCCTCTTCCCACTGCTCTTGTCAGTACAACACAGGTACGCTGCAGTTCACTGCAGAGACGAAACCATAGAGCTTCATGACGAAATTCTCAAAGTGGACAGTGTCTATAACCCAAAACACTAAGACTGATTGACATTACAGCAATTTACTGGCCCAAAACTAAGACTACGCGAAATTTAAAGACATAAATACTGCAAAGCAGAAGAGAATGCTACTGCACATTCTCAAAGTAGAAAATGCTACTGCACATTTTTTTCTACTGCACATTCTCTTCTGCTTTGCATTAGACAAAGTAGACAATGCTACTGAACATTCTCAAAGTAGACAAAGTAGGCAATGCTACTGCACATTCTCAAAGTAGACAATGCTACTGCACAAACTAGAGAATGCTACTGCACATTTTTTTTCTGTGTTCACTATATTTGGACCCATTTAATATATTGATGTTTTGTGCACTGCAGTAAGCAATCAACAAATCTAGCTCAttcttttcttcatttttgtCAGAACAACAACTACGTGTTCTACAGTATTTGCACTATTTATGTAGCAGAGAATTAGCAGAGGAAAAAACAGGTTATTGCAGTACATAAATAACCCATTAAACCTTACTTCAACCACATTTTGAGTACAATATTTCCTGACTCGATTACATTACTGCAAATTAATGAAAACAAATCCGGCAACTCTAACACACTAAggatcaaaataaaactactgcaCTCATAACCTGACACTAAACTTGAACCCATCATACTTCTGGATTAAGATTTTCATTAAGATTTTCACTTCTGGATTCCAAACTTGAGCCCACCATGTTTCGTTCAAGAGTGGACCAGAATTCAGGCATCCTGTTAAGTTCCACCAATACGTCGTGAAGCAAAGCACTATCCGCTTCAATTCTCATTGGAAGATTACCTTCACGCTCTAACTTGTCCTTCCCGATTTGCGGCAAAACATAACGGATTTCTCCACGAGCTTTCATAACCTCCAACATGCATAATTGGTGGGTCAAGAAGACCTTATTGATAATGCGTGGTTCCATATCGTTGTAAGCCTTTTCTACCGCGACAATAAGCTCATCAATGTTATTCATTCTCTGACAATGTTGTATGCTCTGAAGTGTATTGAAGTAGCCGAGTTCCAAAGTATTCATATCTGGACTATTTGGAGGTTGATTCTTCAGTTGAATATCGAACCCGTCGATTGATGCCGCATTCCTAAATTTTTCGTCATCCTTCGAAATATGAGGCTTCGCGTTATCTTGTTGAATATAAATGGTACGTGTATTCCCGGTAGGCCATTTAGCACGAATTGCCGGTAGGACTTTGTCGATTAAAAACTCCATTGAAACCTTTTTATCAACTGGATCAATCGGTTTGGTTTCAAGTGTACCGGCTTTCCTATTCTTACTGTTTCTTGCTGCCGGCACTTTTTTAACCATTTCCCATATGCCAATTTTTCCATCAAAAATTAGATTCCCTGAGGAATCATATTGCAGACGTGCAACTACAGCTGTAAACATAATCTTAGGAATAAATCTCTTGCTTTGACACTCACGATGAGGTTTGGGTTCATCGGGAAGAAGATAATATCTCTGCTATATTTTTGTCATGTTAAACCACTTTTCATCAATATGTACATAATCGAACATATCCTTAAACATTGGTTTAGAATTAAAAGTACTTGTATCAAGCATGTCAATACAATAGTTTAACCTCTTTATTTTTCCATCGTCATTCAAAGCTGGTCTTACTGCACTTGTGTGTGGCTTGACTTTGCCTTCTTTTATCCTCCTATGCAATGTTGTTGTTGACATCTCTATCTCTGCCGCTAATGTGCGAATACAAGTACGGCGATTCAATGGAACTGCCAGTACCCTGTCTCTATCGATTTCCACACGTTTGCGA
Above is a genomic segment from Papaver somniferum cultivar HN1 chromosome 10, ASM357369v1, whole genome shotgun sequence containing:
- the LOC113316678 gene encoding uncharacterized protein LOC113316678 codes for the protein MFTAVVARLQYDSSGNLIFDGKIGIWEMVKKVPAARNSKNRKAGTLETKPIDPVDKKVSMEFLIDKVLPAIRAKWPTGNTRTIYIQQDNAKPHISKDDEKFRNAASIDGFDIQLKNQPPNSPDMNTLELGYFNTLQSIQHCQRMNNIDELIVAVEKAYNDMEPRIINKVFLTHQLCMLEVMKARGEIRYVLPQIGKDKLEREGNLPMRIEADSALLHDVLVELNRMPEFWSTLERNMVGSSLESRSENLNENLNPEV